One Haloterrigena salifodinae DNA window includes the following coding sequences:
- a CDS encoding ABC transporter permease encodes MTTRIRTLAGDVFFPTAALAVAVLCWWAVTVVGDVPAFVLPAPGAVVARLVGNPTLYVHNAWYTLEKVLYGGSVGIAAGFLLAVLVAYLPWFRTAIYPYLVAVRVLPKIAVAPLLLIYLGTGTETAVVFVALITFFPLVLSTAAGLERAPSAHRDLLRSVDAGPLERIVYVDLPYALPDVFAGLKQSVTLAVVGAVVAEWVIADRGLGFLIQMGSENVRPDVMLAALAVLLALGLALYGAVVLVQRGVKRWLGLEVAG; translated from the coding sequence ATGACGACGCGAATCCGGACGCTCGCGGGTGACGTCTTCTTCCCGACCGCCGCGCTGGCCGTCGCCGTGCTGTGCTGGTGGGCGGTGACGGTCGTCGGTGACGTGCCGGCGTTCGTCCTGCCCGCGCCCGGCGCCGTCGTCGCCCGACTGGTCGGGAACCCGACGCTGTACGTCCACAACGCGTGGTACACCCTCGAGAAAGTCCTCTACGGCGGCAGCGTCGGGATCGCGGCCGGCTTCCTGCTGGCGGTATTGGTCGCCTACCTCCCCTGGTTCCGGACGGCGATCTACCCCTATCTGGTGGCCGTCAGGGTCCTGCCGAAGATCGCCGTCGCGCCGCTGCTGTTGATCTACCTCGGGACGGGAACGGAGACCGCCGTCGTCTTCGTCGCACTCATCACCTTCTTTCCGCTCGTGCTGAGCACCGCCGCCGGCCTCGAGCGCGCCCCGTCGGCCCACCGCGACCTGTTGCGGTCGGTCGACGCCGGCCCGCTCGAGCGGATCGTCTACGTCGACCTCCCGTACGCGCTGCCGGACGTCTTCGCGGGGCTCAAGCAGTCAGTGACCCTCGCGGTGGTGGGCGCGGTCGTCGCGGAGTGGGTGATCGCGGACCGCGGACTGGGCTTTCTGATCCAGATGGGCTCGGAGAACGTCCGCCCGGACGTCATGCTCGCGGCGCTCGCGGTATTGCTGGCGCTGGGGCTGGCGCTGTACGGGGCGGTGGTGCTCGTCCAGCGCGGTGTGAAGCGGTGGCTGGGGCTCGAAGTGGCGGGTTGA